From Leptospira venezuelensis, a single genomic window includes:
- a CDS encoding imelysin family protein, whose protein sequence is MRQNNSVKSGRFGRFFRIKKLILTAWIILSIFLLSILISCSHKNSASGAANANGYLYQMFNSFDPRSLLQNLGNNIIPPLFVNLEASRVALVNATNDLCASDSLGTAQAAWIAHKSDLKKVEPFRFGSTLAYFTRMDPFLINYLIESSPNATELDDLDSFTIGDLSEAQQAIGQMKNKAKGISAIEYMLFSRPGVNRGTAPSCSDFPSAPDGRAALLRALVLEYSGHTFNVTAAWDVGDTNPLGTQLATAGNGTSATFTSSGAALDAILSSTIQLLSIMKDGKLEIPEGLSGGGNGSSPKSDRAESRFSGESFQNVIDNFSTFKAIYTGNGTGAGLSDYVKFYSPDLDEEIKGEIAELDEHLADITPSTSNPPAAWGSSNSANFAAIKSSIADLSELLKILNTELAALTGSSPVSGGPGGDGD, encoded by the coding sequence ATGCGACAAAACAATTCTGTTAAAAGCGGACGATTCGGCAGGTTTTTCCGAATAAAAAAGCTGATCCTTACCGCTTGGATCATTCTAAGTATCTTCTTACTTTCTATTCTAATTTCTTGTTCACATAAAAACTCCGCATCAGGTGCGGCGAATGCGAATGGATATCTCTATCAGATGTTCAATTCATTCGATCCTAGATCTCTTTTGCAGAATTTAGGAAATAATATAATTCCCCCGCTATTTGTGAATTTAGAAGCGAGTAGGGTTGCACTTGTAAACGCAACAAATGATCTTTGCGCCTCTGATTCTTTAGGTACCGCGCAAGCTGCATGGATTGCTCATAAATCCGATCTGAAAAAAGTAGAACCTTTTCGTTTTGGATCTACACTCGCTTATTTTACTCGGATGGATCCGTTCTTAATTAATTATCTAATAGAATCGTCGCCTAATGCAACTGAGCTAGATGATTTAGATTCATTTACCATCGGAGATCTTTCGGAGGCACAACAAGCAATAGGCCAGATGAAAAATAAAGCCAAAGGTATTAGTGCGATTGAATACATGTTATTTAGTAGACCGGGAGTGAACAGAGGGACTGCACCAAGTTGTTCCGATTTTCCTTCTGCTCCGGATGGAAGAGCAGCACTCTTAAGAGCATTGGTTTTAGAATATAGTGGGCATACATTTAACGTGACTGCAGCTTGGGACGTTGGTGACACAAATCCTTTGGGCACTCAGCTTGCAACTGCAGGAAACGGAACTTCTGCTACATTTACAAGTTCTGGTGCTGCATTAGATGCTATTTTATCTTCTACAATTCAACTTTTAAGTATCATGAAGGATGGAAAACTGGAAATTCCGGAAGGTCTTTCTGGAGGAGGAAATGGTTCTTCTCCTAAATCGGATCGCGCAGAGTCCAGATTTTCAGGAGAATCTTTTCAGAATGTAATAGATAATTTTAGTACTTTTAAAGCGATCTATACTGGTAACGGAACAGGTGCGGGTCTTTCAGATTACGTAAAATTTTATAGCCCCGACTTGGATGAGGAGATTAAGGGAGAGATTGCAGAATTAGATGAACACCTCGCTGATATTACTCCTTCTACCTCGAATCCACCCGCTGCATGGGGAAGTTCTAATTCTGCGAATTTTGCCGCTATTAAATCTAGTATTGCTGACCTAAGTGAATTATTAAAAATTCTGAATACTGAACTCGCTGCTCTTACAGGTTCGAGTCCAGTTTCAGGTGGACCAGGAGGGGACGGAGATTGA
- a CDS encoding DUF2126 domain-containing protein — MSLLVSLTHETSYEYDRPVALSPHIIRLRPAPHSRTRIVSYSLLVEPSDQFLNWQQDPFGNYQARLVFPKKTEKLKILVDLVAEIQVINPFDFFLEPDAEETPFIYSDALRKELLPYLSATDGSNALANYISGLRKDGILKPKRTVDFLVGLNQRVYQDISYVIRMEPGVQTCTETLERRSGSCRDSAFLLVQILRHIGLASRFVSGYLIQLKPDEVSIHGPSGAKEDFTDLHAWAEVFLPGAGWVGLDPTSGLFAGEGHIPLAAVPEPGSASPVFGYSDPAESKFGFRMEVKRFQESPRVTKPYTDPTWDRVLKLGKDLDAKCKKNDIRVSIGGEPTFISDTSRQDPQWNTLALGKEKLELGENLLTSLRKKFSPGSLVQVTQGKWYPGEPLPRWSLNVFWRKDGDSLWKSEGLLSSSVEKEKQDFDLDLKSSEKLGEEICKTLGISPKHMVPLYEDGFYYLWKEGQLPEWKDSKSEDFNSEDFSFEALERKKVLSLVDRDFKLKKAIAIPLQFNYTKSEWESSEWKYKRERLYLIPGDSPAGFRLPFSSISENFRPNAVLTDLSKSKKLSSRKDLDSVLGKRSSKESKFFPEGKDLPIRTTLVIEPRLGSIHIFLPPVEGLEPWLDLISSLEFASEKSGVQIVLEGYEPPSDTRLGLFRITPDPGVLEVNLHPSSNFKELEEKTRILYEEAKILGLSAEKFLIDGRHTGTGGGNHITVGAMSPEDSPFLRRPDLLRSLVSYWQHHPSLSYLFSGLFIGPTSQAPRLDEGRDEILYEYELASSQLDKIKEHHPWLVDRLFRNLLVDLTGNTHRAEISIDKLYPPMGPRLGLVELRGFEMPPHYKMSVVQQLLVLSLICRFWEKPYVQPPIHWGTELHDRFLLPHFVWADFKDVLRDLKEHGFAFQEEEFLPFFEFRFPVYGKTQREEVFLELRMALEPWNVLGEESSSFGTSRSVDSALERLQVKLEGWSDRYLLSCNGYEVPLRGTGKKGEAVSGIRFKAWNPVFTLHPNLPVHTPLVFDVWDTWSSRPLGGCRYYVSHPGGRAYDTFPVNSYEAESRRISRFLADGHSALDGSEPKRLKHTNAYTMDLRWIE, encoded by the coding sequence ATGTCCTTACTCGTATCTCTTACTCACGAAACTTCTTACGAATATGATAGGCCGGTGGCTTTATCTCCTCATATTATCCGATTGAGGCCAGCACCTCATTCCAGGACAAGGATTGTTTCTTATTCACTATTAGTAGAACCTTCTGATCAATTTTTAAATTGGCAGCAGGATCCTTTTGGAAATTACCAGGCAAGGTTAGTATTTCCTAAGAAGACTGAAAAATTAAAAATACTCGTGGATCTGGTTGCAGAGATACAAGTTATTAATCCATTCGATTTTTTTCTGGAGCCAGATGCAGAGGAGACTCCGTTTATTTATTCGGATGCATTGAGAAAGGAACTTCTTCCTTATTTAAGCGCTACCGATGGAAGTAATGCACTCGCTAATTATATTTCAGGTTTAAGAAAGGACGGAATATTAAAACCAAAACGAACCGTCGATTTTTTAGTTGGATTGAATCAAAGAGTATACCAGGACATTTCGTATGTGATCCGAATGGAACCGGGTGTTCAAACTTGCACCGAAACTTTAGAAAGAAGATCCGGTTCTTGCAGAGACTCTGCATTTTTGCTCGTTCAAATTTTAAGACATATCGGCCTCGCATCCAGATTTGTTTCCGGTTATTTGATCCAATTGAAACCGGACGAAGTCTCAATCCACGGACCTTCCGGAGCTAAGGAAGATTTTACTGATCTTCATGCTTGGGCGGAGGTGTTCCTACCAGGTGCAGGTTGGGTCGGTCTTGATCCAACTTCAGGATTGTTTGCAGGAGAAGGTCATATCCCTTTAGCAGCCGTTCCTGAACCAGGAAGTGCTTCTCCTGTATTCGGATATTCTGATCCTGCTGAATCCAAATTTGGATTTAGGATGGAAGTAAAACGTTTTCAGGAATCTCCTCGCGTTACTAAACCTTATACGGATCCAACCTGGGATAGAGTTTTAAAACTAGGAAAAGATTTAGATGCTAAATGCAAGAAAAATGATATTCGTGTTTCTATTGGTGGGGAACCAACTTTTATTTCGGATACTTCCAGACAAGATCCTCAATGGAATACTCTGGCTCTTGGAAAAGAAAAACTAGAGTTAGGAGAAAATCTTCTTACTAGCCTTCGTAAAAAATTTTCACCCGGTTCTTTGGTCCAGGTGACACAAGGCAAATGGTATCCTGGAGAACCTTTGCCTCGTTGGTCCTTAAATGTTTTTTGGAGAAAGGACGGAGATTCCTTATGGAAAAGCGAAGGATTGCTCTCTTCTTCCGTTGAAAAAGAAAAACAGGATTTCGATCTGGACCTAAAGTCTTCTGAGAAATTAGGAGAAGAAATTTGTAAAACCTTGGGAATTTCTCCCAAACATATGGTTCCTTTATACGAGGACGGATTCTACTATTTGTGGAAGGAAGGTCAACTTCCAGAATGGAAGGACTCTAAGAGTGAAGATTTTAATTCAGAGGATTTTTCTTTTGAGGCTTTGGAAAGGAAGAAGGTTCTTTCCTTGGTCGATAGAGATTTCAAACTCAAAAAAGCGATCGCGATTCCATTACAATTTAATTATACAAAATCAGAATGGGAAAGTTCCGAGTGGAAATACAAAAGAGAAAGATTATATCTGATCCCGGGGGACAGCCCTGCCGGTTTTAGGCTGCCTTTTTCTTCTATCTCTGAAAATTTCAGACCGAATGCAGTTCTCACGGATCTATCCAAGAGTAAAAAATTAAGTTCAAGAAAGGATCTGGATTCAGTTTTAGGAAAAAGATCTTCTAAAGAATCTAAATTTTTTCCAGAAGGAAAAGATCTTCCTATCAGAACTACTTTAGTCATTGAGCCGAGACTAGGTTCTATTCATATATTTTTACCTCCGGTAGAAGGTTTGGAACCTTGGTTGGATCTGATCTCTTCTTTGGAATTCGCCTCTGAAAAGTCTGGAGTTCAGATCGTTTTAGAAGGTTATGAACCTCCTTCTGATACAAGGTTAGGCCTATTTAGGATAACTCCTGATCCAGGTGTTTTAGAAGTGAATTTACACCCTTCTTCTAATTTTAAAGAGCTAGAAGAAAAGACTCGTATCTTATACGAAGAGGCAAAGATACTCGGCCTAAGTGCAGAAAAATTTCTGATAGATGGGAGACATACCGGAACAGGAGGAGGGAATCATATCACAGTTGGTGCAATGTCTCCGGAAGACAGTCCGTTCCTTCGAAGACCGGACCTTCTACGTAGCTTAGTGAGTTATTGGCAACATCATCCTTCTCTTTCTTATCTTTTTTCCGGTTTGTTTATTGGGCCAACTTCTCAGGCTCCTCGTTTGGACGAAGGCAGAGATGAAATATTATACGAATATGAATTAGCTTCTTCTCAATTAGATAAAATTAAAGAACACCATCCTTGGCTTGTGGATCGTCTTTTTAGAAATCTTCTTGTGGATCTAACGGGGAATACTCATAGAGCTGAAATTTCTATAGATAAACTTTATCCTCCCATGGGTCCTCGTTTAGGTCTCGTGGAGTTAAGAGGATTCGAGATGCCTCCACATTATAAGATGAGCGTTGTGCAGCAACTTTTGGTTTTATCTTTGATCTGCAGATTTTGGGAAAAACCTTATGTTCAACCTCCGATTCATTGGGGAACTGAACTACATGATCGTTTTCTCCTTCCTCATTTTGTTTGGGCCGATTTTAAAGATGTTCTGAGAGATTTAAAAGAACATGGATTTGCATTCCAAGAAGAGGAGTTCCTTCCATTTTTTGAATTTCGTTTTCCTGTATATGGTAAGACCCAAAGAGAAGAAGTATTCTTAGAACTTAGAATGGCATTGGAGCCATGGAATGTTTTAGGAGAAGAGTCTTCCTCTTTCGGAACTTCTAGATCTGTAGATTCAGCTTTGGAAAGATTGCAAGTAAAGTTAGAAGGTTGGAGCGATCGTTATCTTCTTAGTTGCAACGGTTATGAAGTTCCTCTTCGCGGCACTGGAAAAAAAGGAGAAGCAGTTTCAGGAATTCGATTCAAGGCTTGGAATCCTGTGTTTACTTTACATCCGAATCTTCCGGTTCACACTCCATTGGTGTTTGATGTTTGGGACACTTGGTCTTCTCGTCCTTTAGGAGGTTGTCGTTATTATGTTTCCCATCCAGGTGGAAGGGCTTACGATACTTTCCCTGTGAATTCTTATGAAGCTGAGTCTAGGAGGATCTCCAGATTTTTAGCGGACGGTCATTCCGCATTAGATGGTTCCGAACCTAAACGATTAAAGCATACGAACGCTTATACAATGGATCTCCGTTGGATTGAATAA
- a CDS encoding alpha-E domain-containing protein: MLSRVAESVYWMNRYMERAENYSRFLDVNFQLSLDLNEDSNRQWMPLVYTTGDNELFSRKYNSPSKENVIHFMSLDTENPNSIMNCLIRARENARTVRENISTPMWEVINEFYLTIKSKKKFEESDMPGIAEFFKAIRNQCLLFYGCQEATISHDEVWHFALLGRLLERADKTTRILDMKYFILLPAREEAGSTLDLIQWLSLLKSASAHEMFNRFYTRITPKNIAEFLILDKIFPRAIRFCLSKTFDSLKILSGTEKDSYGDETEKRVGVLLSEMNYASIDEIFSSGMHEYLDQLQVRLNGIAAQLDETYFRN, translated from the coding sequence ATGCTAAGCCGAGTCGCTGAATCCGTATACTGGATGAATCGTTATATGGAAAGGGCCGAGAATTATTCACGCTTTTTGGATGTGAATTTTCAACTTTCCTTAGATCTAAATGAGGACTCCAACAGACAATGGATGCCTTTGGTGTATACCACCGGAGACAATGAATTATTTTCTAGAAAGTATAATTCTCCAAGCAAAGAAAATGTGATCCACTTCATGAGTTTGGATACTGAAAATCCGAATTCGATTATGAATTGTTTGATCCGGGCCAGAGAGAATGCTCGGACCGTTCGAGAGAATATTTCCACTCCAATGTGGGAAGTGATCAACGAATTTTATCTAACAATCAAATCCAAAAAAAAATTCGAAGAATCTGATATGCCAGGGATTGCTGAATTTTTCAAGGCGATCCGTAATCAGTGTTTATTATTCTACGGTTGCCAAGAAGCCACAATCTCTCATGACGAAGTTTGGCATTTCGCATTGCTTGGAAGATTATTAGAAAGAGCAGATAAAACCACACGTATCTTAGATATGAAATATTTTATACTTCTTCCTGCTAGAGAAGAAGCTGGATCTACTTTGGATTTGATCCAATGGCTTTCTCTTTTGAAATCTGCAAGTGCTCATGAGATGTTTAATCGTTTTTATACCAGGATCACTCCTAAGAATATAGCCGAGTTCTTAATCTTAGATAAAATTTTTCCAAGAGCGATACGCTTTTGTCTTTCTAAAACCTTCGATAGTTTGAAAATTTTAAGCGGAACAGAGAAGGACAGTTACGGGGACGAAACGGAGAAGAGGGTAGGTGTCCTACTTTCTGAAATGAATTACGCCTCGATAGACGAAATTTTTTCTTCCGGAATGCATGAGTATTTGGATCAACTTCAAGTGAGATTAAATGGGATCGCTGCTCAATTGGATGAAACCTATTTTAGGAATTGA
- a CDS encoding circularly permuted type 2 ATP-grasp protein: MLLTNYQTDSFYDEMFFEEGGIRQSYHILKSRIEGMDDKELLKRKASAEKALLSLGITFNVYGDEEEEERIMPFDIIPRIVTSFEWKKMEEGLKQRIRALNLFIQDIYGDEKIIKDGIIPGEIVYSSSGYLKECKGIKPPKGIWIHITGTDLVRDGDGQMLVLEDNLRCPSGVSYVLENREVMKKTFPELFASLSVRPIYDYPIRLRGMLEHLSDKPNPNIGVLTPGIYNSAYYEHSFLASRMGVPLVEGTDLTVRDDKLYMRTTKGLKQVDVLYRRIDDTFMDPKAFRKDSLLGVPGIFEVFKKGNVALANAPGTGVADDKVIYSYVPDFIKYYLGEEPIIPNVPTYLCSREKDLKYVCENIGNLVVKAANGAGGYGMIIGPVASEKEKEEFVEKVKADPRNYIAQPVLSLSRIPTLIEDKLEGRHVDLRPFILYGEEIYVMPGGLTRVALRRGSLVVNSSQGGGSKDTWVMG, from the coding sequence ATGCTCCTGACAAATTACCAAACGGATTCCTTTTACGACGAAATGTTCTTTGAAGAGGGGGGGATTCGCCAGAGTTATCATATCTTAAAATCCAGGATCGAAGGCATGGACGATAAGGAGCTTTTGAAACGGAAAGCTTCTGCAGAGAAAGCGCTTCTTTCCTTGGGCATTACCTTTAATGTTTATGGAGATGAGGAAGAAGAAGAGAGGATCATGCCTTTCGATATCATTCCTCGGATCGTAACTTCTTTCGAATGGAAAAAAATGGAAGAAGGTCTTAAGCAAAGGATCCGTGCTCTAAATCTTTTTATCCAAGACATATATGGAGATGAGAAGATCATCAAAGACGGAATTATTCCTGGAGAGATCGTTTATAGCAGTTCCGGTTATTTAAAAGAATGTAAAGGGATCAAACCTCCTAAAGGAATTTGGATCCATATTACAGGAACGGATCTTGTGCGCGACGGAGATGGGCAAATGTTGGTCCTTGAGGATAATCTTCGTTGTCCTTCCGGTGTTTCTTATGTATTAGAAAATCGTGAAGTAATGAAAAAAACCTTCCCTGAACTTTTTGCGAGTCTTTCAGTTAGGCCTATTTATGATTATCCGATCAGACTTCGGGGAATGTTGGAACATCTTTCCGATAAGCCTAATCCGAATATCGGAGTATTAACTCCTGGTATCTATAACTCAGCATATTACGAACATAGCTTTCTTGCATCTCGTATGGGAGTTCCTTTGGTAGAAGGTACAGATCTTACTGTTAGAGATGATAAATTGTATATGAGAACCACCAAAGGTTTGAAACAGGTGGATGTTCTCTACAGAAGGATCGACGATACATTTATGGATCCTAAAGCTTTCCGTAAAGATTCTCTTTTGGGTGTTCCTGGTATATTTGAGGTATTCAAAAAAGGTAATGTTGCACTTGCGAATGCTCCTGGTACGGGAGTTGCCGATGATAAGGTGATCTATTCTTATGTTCCTGATTTTATTAAGTATTATCTGGGAGAGGAACCGATTATTCCAAATGTTCCTACATATCTATGTTCCAGGGAGAAGGACCTAAAATATGTCTGTGAAAATATTGGAAACCTGGTTGTAAAAGCAGCTAACGGTGCAGGTGGATATGGTATGATCATAGGACCTGTTGCGAGCGAAAAAGAAAAAGAGGAATTCGTAGAAAAAGTAAAAGCGGACCCTCGTAACTATATCGCTCAACCTGTTTTGAGTTTATCCAGGATCCCAACATTGATTGAAGATAAGTTAGAAGGAAGACATGTGGATCTAAGACCTTTTATCTTATACGGAGAAGAGATTTATGTTATGCCCGGTGGTTTGACTAGAGTTGCTTTGAGAAGAGGTTCCTTAGTTGTGAATTCTTCCCAAGGTGGCGGCTCTAAAGATACTTGGGTAATGGGTTAA
- a CDS encoding saccharopine dehydrogenase family protein, which yields MAESKWMIYGANGYTGELIARRAVSRGLKPVLAGRSRGKIEELANELRLEYKIFDLNNSNEVGSNIQGFQLVLHCAGPFIQTSVPMAKACISKKVHYLDITGEIPVYESLQALGEEAKEAGVLLLPGVGFDIVPTDCLASSLKESLSKPKFLELAFVGLSEVSPGTMKSALAQLPYGSKIRRDGQMVGVPHLSRTREVIAGGKTYRVYGIPWGDVFTAYISTGIPNIDVYTDIPSGQVNALRYFKPIISLLKIPFILKGVQALVGKTIKGPGERTRTLVKTTVWGEVRSEDGKKITKVLECKEGYEFTVESSLAAVAKVLSGKGGKGFKTPSLAFGSEFVLEIPGSKWKDIPN from the coding sequence ATGGCAGAATCTAAATGGATGATCTATGGAGCGAACGGTTACACAGGAGAACTGATCGCAAGAAGAGCAGTGTCTCGTGGTTTAAAACCTGTGCTTGCAGGAAGAAGCAGAGGCAAAATTGAAGAGTTAGCAAACGAACTCCGTTTAGAATATAAAATTTTCGATTTAAATAATTCGAACGAGGTCGGTTCGAATATTCAGGGATTCCAACTCGTTCTACATTGTGCGGGACCTTTCATCCAAACTTCTGTTCCGATGGCAAAGGCGTGCATTTCTAAAAAAGTACATTATCTGGATATCACCGGCGAAATCCCGGTATATGAATCTCTCCAAGCTTTAGGGGAAGAAGCTAAAGAAGCGGGAGTTCTTCTTCTTCCCGGTGTGGGTTTTGATATTGTTCCTACGGATTGTCTGGCTTCTTCTTTAAAAGAATCACTTTCAAAGCCTAAGTTTTTGGAACTTGCATTTGTAGGACTGAGCGAGGTTTCTCCGGGCACAATGAAAAGTGCGCTCGCTCAATTGCCTTACGGTTCCAAGATCAGAAGGGACGGACAGATGGTTGGAGTTCCCCATCTGAGTAGAACTAGAGAAGTGATCGCCGGTGGGAAAACCTACAGAGTGTATGGAATTCCTTGGGGAGATGTTTTCACTGCTTATATTTCTACCGGTATCCCGAATATTGATGTATATACGGATATTCCTTCTGGCCAAGTGAATGCGTTACGCTATTTTAAACCGATCATCTCATTATTAAAAATTCCTTTTATATTAAAAGGAGTCCAGGCATTGGTAGGAAAAACAATAAAAGGTCCCGGAGAAAGAACAAGGACACTAGTCAAAACAACCGTATGGGGCGAAGTTCGATCGGAAGATGGAAAAAAAATCACCAAAGTTTTAGAATGTAAAGAAGGATACGAATTTACGGTGGAATCTTCTCTTGCTGCAGTCGCCAAGGTTCTTTCAGGAAAAGGGGGGAAAGGATTTAAGACCCCAAGTCTTGCATTTGGTTCCGAATTCGTTTTAGAAATTCCTGGATCTAAATGGAAAGATATTCCAAATTGA
- a CDS encoding sterol desaturase family protein translates to MEKINLITIAIPFFFLLIGLELAFSWYHKRKLYRLNDSINDLSAGIASQIFGIIFKTITFFAYLWVYENWKIFNLPSWPSEPVSWMPSSEVLGLSASTWAWGIVIAVWVSCFVLYDLAYYWLHRLSHEVNFLWAGHVVHHQSEEYNLTVALRQASFHGLFTWIFYIPLAIIGFSPIVMVLNGQLNLIYQFWIHTKAVDKFPKWFEAVFNTPSHHRVHHGINPKYIDRNHGGTLIVFDKWFGTFQAEEETPVYGTVKPLRSFNPLWANVHYWVEMWEQAKQSPRWSDKIKAFVAMPGWRPQDQGGQYPIPEVDEKTFKKYDVTLSKSLTAYAVTWFVLTLVGTFSMLVKIHSIPTGLLYTIFFFSIFSLTTVGGILDLKRWTLYLEPIRIGLLVGTAFLLGVSTGTAFIVAGFGALSLAWFLSQRHLFAEWKDIDPVKEIQSKAA, encoded by the coding sequence ATGGAAAAAATAAATCTCATCACAATCGCAATTCCATTTTTCTTTTTGCTGATCGGGTTAGAGCTCGCATTCTCCTGGTATCATAAAAGAAAACTTTATCGTCTGAACGATTCTATTAACGATCTCAGTGCTGGGATCGCTAGCCAAATTTTCGGAATCATTTTTAAGACGATTACATTCTTCGCCTATCTTTGGGTTTATGAGAATTGGAAAATATTCAATCTTCCTTCTTGGCCAAGTGAACCAGTTTCTTGGATGCCTTCTTCTGAAGTATTGGGACTTTCCGCTTCTACCTGGGCATGGGGAATTGTTATAGCAGTTTGGGTCAGTTGTTTCGTACTCTATGATCTAGCTTATTATTGGCTGCATCGATTGAGCCATGAGGTTAATTTCCTTTGGGCAGGACATGTGGTCCATCATCAAAGTGAAGAATATAATCTCACTGTTGCATTACGCCAAGCAAGCTTTCATGGATTATTTACTTGGATCTTCTATATTCCTTTAGCGATTATAGGATTTTCTCCCATCGTAATGGTTCTGAACGGACAATTAAATTTGATCTATCAATTCTGGATCCATACAAAAGCGGTAGATAAATTCCCGAAATGGTTCGAGGCAGTATTCAACACTCCTTCTCACCACAGAGTTCACCATGGTATCAACCCTAAATATATTGATAGAAACCATGGCGGAACATTGATCGTTTTTGACAAATGGTTCGGAACTTTCCAAGCAGAAGAAGAAACTCCTGTTTACGGAACAGTAAAACCTCTTCGTAGCTTTAATCCATTATGGGCAAATGTTCATTACTGGGTAGAAATGTGGGAACAAGCAAAACAAAGCCCTCGTTGGTCGGATAAGATCAAAGCATTCGTTGCTATGCCTGGATGGAGACCTCAGGATCAGGGAGGACAATATCCTATTCCTGAAGTAGATGAGAAAACATTCAAAAAATATGATGTAACTCTTTCCAAGAGTTTAACCGCATATGCAGTAACCTGGTTTGTTCTCACGTTGGTTGGAACATTCTCAATGCTTGTAAAAATACATTCTATTCCTACTGGGCTTTTATACACGATCTTCTTCTTTAGTATCTTCTCCTTAACGACAGTGGGAGGAATTTTAGATCTAAAACGTTGGACCTTGTATCTGGAGCCGATCAGAATTGGACTCTTGGTAGGAACTGCTTTTCTTTTAGGAGTTTCTACAGGGACAGCGTTTATCGTAGCAGGATTCGGTGCACTTTCGCTCGCATGGTTTCTTTCTCAGAGACATTTATTTGCAGAATGGAAAGATATTGATCCTGTAAAAGAGATCCAAAGCAAAGCCGCATAA
- a CDS encoding phytanoyl-CoA dioxygenase family protein, with protein MNPNKAVLAGNESILQNGYFLYSNFFRAEELENLRNILLDANSKWKIRFPDESSVNSAYLTSPDFCTNESDRLTLFHFISHIKLVELAKSLIQEKVYFLNTQLFFNPTSSRKKNYWHRDLQYLGVSEEEQKNILKQTKVFHFRIPLYPDPGLEFIPGSHIRWDNEQEYEIRMEKNGHKNYEDLPDGVLVPQNPGDLLVFSAHLIHRGIYGGNRHSLDILYTNFPDKRSNSKIFRQFPEESILSKLENPEIFEQEAD; from the coding sequence ATGAATCCTAACAAAGCCGTTTTAGCTGGAAACGAATCCATTTTACAAAACGGTTATTTTCTTTATTCAAATTTTTTCAGAGCGGAAGAACTAGAAAATCTAAGAAACATTCTCCTGGATGCAAATTCAAAATGGAAGATCAGATTTCCGGATGAAAGCTCAGTAAATAGCGCTTACTTAACCAGTCCTGATTTTTGCACAAACGAATCGGATAGACTTACTCTATTTCATTTTATTTCTCATATTAAGCTTGTAGAACTTGCAAAAAGTTTAATACAAGAGAAGGTATACTTCCTAAATACACAATTATTCTTTAATCCTACATCTTCGCGGAAAAAGAATTATTGGCATAGAGATCTGCAATATCTGGGAGTCTCAGAAGAAGAACAAAAGAATATCTTAAAGCAAACAAAGGTATTCCATTTCAGGATTCCACTCTATCCGGATCCAGGTTTGGAATTTATTCCTGGTTCTCATATCCGATGGGATAATGAGCAAGAATACGAGATCCGTATGGAGAAAAACGGTCATAAAAATTATGAGGATTTGCCCGATGGAGTGCTTGTACCTCAGAATCCAGGCGATCTGTTAGTGTTCTCTGCTCATTTGATCCACAGAGGGATTTACGGTGGAAACAGACATTCATTAGATATTCTTTATACGAATTTCCCAGACAAACGATCCAATTCTAAAATCTTCCGCCAATTTCCTGAGGAAAGCATTCTCTCTAAACTGGAAAATCCAGAAATTTTTGAGCAAGAAGCGGACTAG